DNA from Chloroherpetonaceae bacterium:
AGTGCGGCAACGGCGCTAACGGGCGCGGCGGCGACGGTTGCGCTCGGACAACCCAACCTCACAAGCGGCATAGCAAACAACGGCGGTCGCTCTGCGAGCACGATGAATCGTCCATATGGCGTGGCTGTCGACGGGTCGGGCAACTTGTATGTGGCTGATAAAGACAACCACCGCGTTTTGCGTTTTGCGAGTGCGGCAACGGCGCTAACGGGCGCGGCGGCGACGGTTGCGCTCGGACAACCCAACCTCACAAGCGGCATAGCAAACAACGACGGTCTCTCGGCAAGCACGATGTTTGGTCCATACAGCGTGGCGGTCGACGTGTCGGGAAACTTGTATGTGGTTGATAAAGACAACCACCGCGTCTTGCGTTTTGCGAGTGCGGCAACGGCGCTAACGGGTGCGGCGGCAACGGTTGCTCTCGGACAACCCAATCTCACAAGCAACACAGCAAACAACGGCGGTCGCTCAGCAAGCACGATGAATGGTCCATATGGCGTGGCAGTAGATGGGTTGGGTAATCTTTATGTGGCTGATAGAAATAACCACCGCGTTTTACGCTTTAATAGTGGTAACTATGTTGGCAATACCTCCATAATTCCTGCTGGAACTTACAACAATATCACTTTTACCGGCAGTGGGAGCCTCAGCGGTGCTGTTACAGTCAACGGTGTACTTACGCTCAACACAGGTGTTTTAGCAGACTTGAACGGAAATACAATTACGGTTACCAACAGCGCTTCGGGTGCTGTTTCTGGTGCCGGTTTCCTTACTGGGAACGGATCTCTTGTTCGGGCATTCAATGGCAACAACGCTTATGCATTTCCTTATGTACAATCGGGCAACGACCGAAGTGCAACTGTTAACTTTACAAGCGGAGCAAGCACAGGAAATCTCACATTCCAATTTTTCAACACCGCACCCGGAAACACAGGGTTGCCCCAGACTTTTGCAGGCCAAGTTGTAAATGCAGTTGCACCGTTTTTCTGGCGCATTAGCGCCTCTGGTACGCCGGGGACTTATACAATGACTTTGCGGGGAGAAAATGCGCCGGGTATAACCAATGTTACTTCCCTACGAATCGCAAAGCGCCCGAATGGTGGCAGTTGGTCAAGTGTTGGCGCGGGTACATCAAGCGCGAACACCGGAACATTCGATTCTCCAAGTGTGGTGCAATCCGGTATGACTGGATTCTCGGAATTCACCATTGGCGCCGATGGGGCGATAAATCCGCTTCCGGTTGAGTTATCTGCATTCACGGGTGCACGAAGTGCGAATGGGATTCTTCTAACTTGGACTACGGCATCTGAGAAGAATAACTCAGGGTTTGAAGTCCAAAGGAACACAGAACAAGGGGAATGGAAAGCGCTGGGCTTTGTGAAGGGAAAAGGAACGACGACAGAAGCGCAGAGTTATTCTTTCATTGATCGTAGCGTTTCGGGCAAAGTGACCTACCGATTGAAACAAATCGACTTCGATGGAAAGTTTGAACTTCACCCCACAATTGAAGTGGATGCCGGTTTGCCAAATACCTATGCCTTAAATCAAAACTACCCCAACCCGTTCAACCCAAGCACCACGATTGGCTACCAACTTCCGGTGGCAGGCGCAGTGAGCCTCAAGGTCTATGATGTGTTGGGAAGAGAAGTATCAACGCTGGTGAACGCAAGCCAAGCGGCGGGGAGCTATCAAGCCAATTTCAATGCAAGCAATGTGTCAAGCGGGGTGTATTTCTACCGGCTTGAAGTCCGCTCGACTGGCTCGCAAACTGTTAACTTCATGCAAACGAAGAAGATGGTGCTGGTGAAGTAAAATTTAGGGAGTTACAATCTTTTCAGAAGCCTCGGCGAAAGTCGGGGCTTTTTTTGATAGGTCATCCTCACGGCATTCTCCAAAGAATGATTATATTCAATAACTTATCACAAAAGTATCACAAGATTTTTCATCCGAAGTTTCGTCAACCTAAATCCTAAAATTGTGCTTCAAAATAAAGCAGATATCCGCACTGTGGCTTATCTCATGACCACCACGGCATTATTTTTTGTGCAATGGAATCTCGAGAGCCTGAATCCATTTCTCTATGTGTGGCTTCTTTTTATGTCGGTTTCAGTTGCGGTTATTGCGCACAACCACAATCACTTACCGATTTGGAAATCTTCGGTGATGAATGGAATCACCGACTATTGGCTCACGGTTTTCTACGGCTTCCCAACTTTTGCTTGGATTCCAACTCACAATAAAAATCATCACAAATTCAATAATCGCGAAGGCGACTATACCATCACCTACCGATTCACCGAAAAAAATAATTTTTGGACTATCATTTCTTACCCCACCATCAGCAGTTATTTTCAACAAACCCCAATTCGAGATTTTCTCAAAAAAACGTGGGAAAAAGATAAAGGCAAATTTGCCTTCTACATCATGCAGTATGTGGCATTGGCCGCTGTGGTGGCTGTGGGACTTTGGGTGGATTGGAAAAAGGCGATTCTTTATATCCTGATTCCGCATCAAGTGGCGCTGTTTTCTGTGCTTGTTTTCAATTATCTCCAGCATGTCCACGCCGATGAAACCTCGCCCGTCAATCACTCGCGCAACTTCGTGAGCCCGCTCTTAAATGCGTTGCTCTTCAACAACGGCTATCACACCGTTCATCACGATAATGCTCAGCTTCATTGGAGCCTCACACCGGAAGCCCACGCCAAAATGGCCGGGAAAATCGATCCTTATTTAAATGTGCCAAGTTTTTGGGGATACATCGTCAAAACCTATTTCTTAAGCCCCTTCAACAAAAAATTTGCTTCGTATTCTCTCCGCTTGGAGCGAATGAAACAAAAAGCAGCCGCTGAAATGTCCAAGGCCGTGAATTCCCCAACTGAAAAGCATCAAGAAAGCATTCACGCCTAAGCCGATACCTCATTGACTTCATCCCCCTTTTTCCTAATCACCAAATTCTATAGACATAAAATCCCCTCGGGATTAACAGGCGATAATCCGATGGCGAAGCCATCGAATGTTTGTAGCCTTTCAATAAATAAAACCTATTCGATTCAAAAATGCCCTGACTTAATTAAACCTTTGCAAAGCGTGAGATGTCTTAAAAACATAAGCCAAGTCTGTTTACCAACATAAACGCTCGTGTAGAGAACACCAATGAAAAAGAGAATCCTCATTGTCGAAGACGATCCGATGATTTCAAAATTGCTTTTCATCTCCCTTTCCGATCAATACGATCTCGCTTTTGCAAAAAATGGCGAAGAGGGCATCGAAAGGTATCGTTTATTGAAAGACTCGCTAAGCCTTGTCATCACAGATTTTCAAATGCCCATTAAAAACGGAGATGAAGTCGCTTTGTTTGTACGTTCCAATGACAGCACGATTCCGATACTCTTTGCCTCGGGGTCGGATTGGCGCGATCTCAGCCCGAAGCTCGCCGTAATTCCTAATCTTATCGTCATCGCTAAACCCATACGTGTCGTGGCGTTACGGGAGGTCATTTCAAATTTGATCAATAGCCCTGCAGAGCGGCGACCCGCCTTCTCGTAGCTTCTTCCGAGGTAATCTCACGAAATACTCGTTTTGCAAAGTCTTTGCATTCAAGTGTAAAATGATTGAGCAAGCCTTTGCATTTCCACTTCAGTGTGATTAAACTTCAAAAATTGTTTCGTGCATCAGTCCTATCTCAACGAAACAAAGGTCAATTTTTGAATCAACATAAACTTGGAGGAACTGCCGCGTGGAGCGTCGAGATTTCTTGAAATTAGCCGGATTAGGAGTCTCCGGCGCAGCATTAACCAGCCTGACTTCACTTCCTACCTTCGCTAAAGAAATTCCTGTTGAACAGTCTCTTGCCTCACTTGCCGATTTCGTCGATGTGAAAAAATTGAGCGATGCCGCACTTTCAGCGGCCAAAGCTGCTGGTGCCACTTACTGCGATGTTAGAATCGGTAGATACCTCAATCAAGCAGTGTTTACGCGCGAAAACAAAGTGCAGAATGTAACCAATACCGAATCGATTGGAGCAGGGATTCGCGTCCTTGCCGGTGATAAAGCCACGTGGGGCTTCGCGTCAAGCAACGATTTATCGCCTGAAGGCATCGCCCGAACTGCACGCGCAGCAGTGGCTATTGCAAAAGCCAATTCACGCATTCAAACCGATCCTGTGAAGCTTGCACCGACACCTTCGCTCGGAGAGGTTTATTGGAAAACCCCAATCGAAAAGAATGCCTTCGAAGTGCCAATGAAAGAAAAGGCCGATCTTTTGCTTTCGGTCAACGCCGCTGCAATGAAAAATGGAGCACCGTTTGTGACTTCATTTGTCTTTTGCATCAACGAACAAAAATATTTTGCCTCAAGCGATGGCTCCTACATTTCGCAAGATGTGCATCGCTTGTGGCCGGCGGCTTTTGTCAATGCCGTGGATCAAACCTCTGGAAAGTTTGAAACCCGCAGTGCGCTCTCTTCACCCGTCGGAATGGGTTGGGAGTATCTCTCCGGTCGGAAGGAAGGCAAATTTGCCGGGCCTCAAGGCACCGTAACGCGTTACGGAAAGTATTATGATATGGTCGAGGATATTGGGAATGCCGCCATTTTGGTAAGAGAAAAACTCAGCGCGAAGTCGGTTGAAAAAGGCAAATATGACCTCGTACTTGACCCGTCACACTTATGGCTGACAATTCACGAATCCGTCGGTCATCCGCTTGAACTCGACCGTGTGCTCGGCTATGAGGCCAATTATGCGGGAACGAGTTTCGCGACACTTGACAAGTTAAAATCGGGCAACTTCAAATATGGCAGTAAGCTCGTTAATCTCTTTGCCGATAAAGTTCAACCCGGTTCATTGGGTGCGGTGGGTTACGACGATGAAGGCGTAAGCACCAAGCGATGGGATTTGGTGAAGGAAGGAACGCTTGTAAACTATCAAGCCATTCGTGATCAAGTTCATATTCTAGGGCAAAACGAATCTCACGGTTGCTGTTACTCGCAAAGCTGGGCTGATGTACAATTCCAACGCATGCCTAATGTCTCGCTTGCTCCCGGAAAGAAAAAACTTTCGGTAGATGAATTGATCAAAGATGTGAAGAAAGGAATTTATATCGTTGGCGATGGCTCCTTCTCCATCGATCAGCAACGCTATAATTTCCAATTTGGCGGACAGCTTTTCTACGAAATTAAAAATGGAAAAATCACCGGAATGCTCCGCGATGTGGCTTATCAATCCAATACGCAAGAATTCTGGAACTCGTGTGCAGCAATTGCGGACGACCGCGATTTCAGGCTCGGCGGTTCATTCTTCGACGGAAAAGGGCAGCCCTCGCAATCAAGCGCGGTTTCTCACGGGTCTTCAACCACCCGCTTTAATGGGGTCAATGTGATTAACACATCTCGCAAAATTTAAATCATGAAGCGAAGAGATTTTATAAAACTTTCCGCCTTAGGGCTTGGCTCAGCTGCCTTGGTAAGTCCCGTGCTTTCAAAGCCGTTTGAAAAATCGGTTGATGAATCGCGCCTAAAGGAAGCAACACTTTCAGCGGTCGATAAAAAGAATTTGGCAACTGTGGCACTCACTGTCGCGACTTCCTCCGGAGCTTCATATGCCGATGTCCGTTTGGGAATGTATCTCCGCCAAGCCATCAACACCCGCGAAAAGCAAGTGCAAGGCATTCAAAGCGGCGAGTCGCTCGGTGCCGGGGTTCGTGTGATTGTGAACGGCACGTGGGGATTTTCATCCACCAACGATCTCACCGCCGATGGCATCGCCAAAGCAACTCGCGGCGCAGTAGCCATTGCAAAAGCGAATTCTCGCATACAAACCGAGCCTGTTAAACTTGCGCCCACTAAAGGTTTGGGCGAGGTGTCGTGGAAAACACCGATTTTGAAAAATGGATTTGATGTTCCCATTAAAGAAAAAGTAGAGGTATTGCTTAGCGCCAATGCTGCAGCAATGACTGCCGGGGCGAGCTTTGTGAATTCACAACTCTTCCTGATTAATGAGCAAAAGTACTTTGCTTCGACCGATGGCAGTTTCATTGATCAGGATATTCACCGAATATGGCCAAATTTCTCTGTCACCGTTACTGATGGACCGGGCAAATTTGAGACTCGCTTGGCGCTCAGTGCCCCTTCAGGAATGGGCTATGAGTATTTGGATAATAATGCCAAACCGGCACTTACCACTGCGCTTGACTTGTACGACAAGAGATATAATATGATTGCCGATGCTCGTGATGCCGCCAAACAAGCCAAAGAAAAGTTAAGAGCAAAGTCGGTGGAAAAGGGCAAGTATGATTTGGTTTTAGACCCAACGCATCTTTTTCTTACTATTCATGAATCTGTTGGTCATCCGCTTGAGCTAGACCGCGTCCTTGGCTATGAAGCCAATTATGCCGGTACAAGTTTTGCTACGCTTGATAAATGGAAAACCAAAAAGTTTAATTACGGTAGCCCCATAGTCAATTTCTTTGCGGATAAAACTCAGCCCGGTTCGCTTGGCTCTGTCGGTTATGATGATGAAGGCGTGCAATCCAAACGCTGGGATTTGGTCAAAGACGGCGTGCTTGTCAACTATCAAGCGACGCGCGATCAAGTTCACATTATCGATCAGAATGAATCACACGGTTGTTCTTACGCCGATAGTTGGAGCAGCGTGCAATTTCAACGCATGCCCAATGTTTCACTTGCGCCCGGAAAAAAGAAGATTACCCCAATGCAAATGATTAAAGATGTTAAAAAAGGCATCTACATTGTTGGTCGTGGGTCATATTCCATCGACCAGCAGCGATATAATTTCCAATTTGGTGGGCAGCTTTTTTATGAAATCAAAGATGGGAAAATTGCAGGGATGCTGAAAGATGTGGCTTATCAATCCAATACA
Protein-coding regions in this window:
- a CDS encoding T9SS type A sorting domain-containing protein, producing NLYVADQNNHRVLRFANAATALTGAAATVALGQPNLTSGTANNVGLSASTMFNPYSVAVDGAGNLYVADANNSRVLRFASAATALTGAAATVALGQPNLTSNTANNGGLSASTMSILSGVAVDGSGNLYVADQNNSRVLRFVSAATLATGAAANVVLGQGGFTAGGANGFDGAGFNLPSGVAVDPVSGKVFVADQFNHRVLRFTSAAAMMTGSAAEAVFGQPNFFSNTPNNGGLSASTMNAPFGVAVDGSGNLYVADQNNSRVLRFANAATALTGAAAAVALGQPDLVSGTANNGGLSASTMNGLFGVAVDGLGNLYVADAGNSRVLRFASAATALTGAAATVALGQPNLTSGIANNGGRSASTMNRPYGVAVDGSGNLYVADKDNHRVLRFASAATALTGAAATVALGQPNLTSGIANNDGLSASTMFGPYSVAVDVSGNLYVVDKDNHRVLRFASAATALTGAAATVALGQPNLTSNTANNGGRSASTMNGPYGVAVDGLGNLYVADRNNHRVLRFNSGNYVGNTSIIPAGTYNNITFTGSGSLSGAVTVNGVLTLNTGVLADLNGNTITVTNSASGAVSGAGFLTGNGSLVRAFNGNNAYAFPYVQSGNDRSATVNFTSGASTGNLTFQFFNTAPGNTGLPQTFAGQVVNAVAPFFWRISASGTPGTYTMTLRGENAPGITNVTSLRIAKRPNGGSWSSVGAGTSSANTGTFDSPSVVQSGMTGFSEFTIGADGAINPLPVELSAFTGARSANGILLTWTTASEKNNSGFEVQRNTEQGEWKALGFVKGKGTTTEAQSYSFIDRSVSGKVTYRLKQIDFDGKFELHPTIEVDAGLPNTYALNQNYPNPFNPSTTIGYQLPVAGAVSLKVYDVLGREVSTLVNASQAAGSYQANFNASNVSSGVYFYRLEVRSTGSQTVNFMQTKKMVLVK
- a CDS encoding fatty acid desaturase; translation: MLQNKADIRTVAYLMTTTALFFVQWNLESLNPFLYVWLLFMSVSVAVIAHNHNHLPIWKSSVMNGITDYWLTVFYGFPTFAWIPTHNKNHHKFNNREGDYTITYRFTEKNNFWTIISYPTISSYFQQTPIRDFLKKTWEKDKGKFAFYIMQYVALAAVVAVGLWVDWKKAILYILIPHQVALFSVLVFNYLQHVHADETSPVNHSRNFVSPLLNALLFNNGYHTVHHDNAQLHWSLTPEAHAKMAGKIDPYLNVPSFWGYIVKTYFLSPFNKKFASYSLRLERMKQKAAAEMSKAVNSPTEKHQESIHA
- a CDS encoding response regulator — protein: MKKRILIVEDDPMISKLLFISLSDQYDLAFAKNGEEGIERYRLLKDSLSLVITDFQMPIKNGDEVALFVRSNDSTIPILFASGSDWRDLSPKLAVIPNLIVIAKPIRVVALREVISNLINSPAERRPAFS
- a CDS encoding TldD/PmbA family protein is translated as MERRDFLKLAGLGVSGAALTSLTSLPTFAKEIPVEQSLASLADFVDVKKLSDAALSAAKAAGATYCDVRIGRYLNQAVFTRENKVQNVTNTESIGAGIRVLAGDKATWGFASSNDLSPEGIARTARAAVAIAKANSRIQTDPVKLAPTPSLGEVYWKTPIEKNAFEVPMKEKADLLLSVNAAAMKNGAPFVTSFVFCINEQKYFASSDGSYISQDVHRLWPAAFVNAVDQTSGKFETRSALSSPVGMGWEYLSGRKEGKFAGPQGTVTRYGKYYDMVEDIGNAAILVREKLSAKSVEKGKYDLVLDPSHLWLTIHESVGHPLELDRVLGYEANYAGTSFATLDKLKSGNFKYGSKLVNLFADKVQPGSLGAVGYDDEGVSTKRWDLVKEGTLVNYQAIRDQVHILGQNESHGCCYSQSWADVQFQRMPNVSLAPGKKKLSVDELIKDVKKGIYIVGDGSFSIDQQRYNFQFGGQLFYEIKNGKITGMLRDVAYQSNTQEFWNSCAAIADDRDFRLGGSFFDGKGQPSQSSAVSHGSSTTRFNGVNVINTSRKI
- a CDS encoding TldD/PmbA family protein — encoded protein: MKRRDFIKLSALGLGSAALVSPVLSKPFEKSVDESRLKEATLSAVDKKNLATVALTVATSSGASYADVRLGMYLRQAINTREKQVQGIQSGESLGAGVRVIVNGTWGFSSTNDLTADGIAKATRGAVAIAKANSRIQTEPVKLAPTKGLGEVSWKTPILKNGFDVPIKEKVEVLLSANAAAMTAGASFVNSQLFLINEQKYFASTDGSFIDQDIHRIWPNFSVTVTDGPGKFETRLALSAPSGMGYEYLDNNAKPALTTALDLYDKRYNMIADARDAAKQAKEKLRAKSVEKGKYDLVLDPTHLFLTIHESVGHPLELDRVLGYEANYAGTSFATLDKWKTKKFNYGSPIVNFFADKTQPGSLGSVGYDDEGVQSKRWDLVKDGVLVNYQATRDQVHIIDQNESHGCSYADSWSSVQFQRMPNVSLAPGKKKITPMQMIKDVKKGIYIVGRGSYSIDQQRYNFQFGGQLFYEIKDGKIAGMLKDVAYQSNTQEFWNSCSALCDERDYRLNGSFFDGKGQPSQVSAVSHGSPTARFNGINVLNTGRKI